The window CCTATCACTTTGATCAGAgtcttctctcccaaaactcCCAAAGAGGTTCGTTCATCTTTTTATGTGAATATgcatttttacaaaattatggCAATTAATACAGTTTGATTGTTGTGTTTCTAGGAGAGAAAAGTGGAATGTTGCGACGTGGAATATGATGGTGGAGATGTGGCAACCATGAGGCTTAGAGATTGTAGATAATCAAAGACGTTTCAAACCCCAAATGcataatgtcttttttttttatatatgcttTGTGAAAATAGCATAGGTTTTGCATGGAATCATCGAAACAATTGCGAATTAAGACACATGTAGTTTCGTATAACATTAAGTCAGAAAGCAGATCACgttctttcttctgcttctaACTCATCAATGAGATTTCTGTATCCCTATGAGACGCGCATAATCCACCCATCTGGAATCAACAACAATAAAACAAAGAACATGTGAGTGAGTAAAAATTTGCTAGGACAGGGAGCAAGAACCAAGGCTTGGTGTGCTTACAATAGAGAGCCCAGGAATGTGTTGCCAGTTCTAACAGCGAAACACATAGCACTGAGCGCAAGTTTGTGTTGGTGTAGCATTGGCTCCAGGAAACGTTGTTCTACCACACCAGCTACTACTTGGTACCTGTTTTAATTGCAAAAACATACCTCATCACTCTTATCCAATCTAAAATGCTAAAACTGCAGTATGTTTgttagaaaaaagaaaacacagaCAGTACCTTAGGTTGGCAGAAACCGCCATATAGACACCATATGCAACGCTTGTGGAGACTATTGGAACAGTCTCGACTTCACCTTCAGAAGTCTTGTCCACGGCTCCTTTTGCTTTTATAAATGCGTTTGTAACAGCAGTACCAACCTAACCAATTACACAGATTCGTTAAGTCAAAACAAGTGTAGAGACAAAATGTGATTTAGATGTATGTTTTGACTCACCAGCGATGATGTAGTGCCAACGGCAAACAGCTTAGCCCCATTGCGCTGcacaacacacacacaaacgatatatattaattatccaGAAACTATCAGCccttaaataaaacaaattattacgTGTAACTGAGATCAACAGTGGAgtaaaattgacaaaaaaaaaaaggaacactACACACCGCTATAGCACCTAGCCTTTGCAAGAGAGAGTAAGAGGTTCCGGAGATAGCAATCTGCAGGAAACATGTTGGATGATTAGACGAGAGCAAGCTTTTCGAATCTTATACTGTATGTTCTaagcaatattttttaaatgataccTGGAAGGCATTATCAGGGCAGTTGTGGAAAAACTTGGATATGCCACCAGCAGTAAGTGCGAGAGGTGGTCTAAGAGACACGGTTGGAGCAGGTAGATAAACTAACATGAAATCCGCAATGATAGCCATCAccttaattaaaacaaaggaaaaaaaaaacaaaaatgacactccatttatccaaaaaaaatatctagATCCAATACAATACAGAAGAAGATCGCAATGAACACACAAAAGACAAAACTTATGAGTATCTACTTGCTATATAGTTGAAAGAGCTTTAACTTACAAAGTGACACAGCAGAAAAGGTTGACCCATAAttcatcataatttttttttttttttaaacgaagaTATAAAAGGTTGAAAACAAATGAGACTATTGTACAGTTCAATATTTGGTTCTCACCTCAAAGACAAAGCAAATCTCAACTGTTTTGTCAAAGTCaagcaaaaaataaaactaatggAGTAATGGTGAAAAATGGGAGACCCCATCACAACAAGTCACAACCACAAACTACACAACCTTTCGTCTACCTGAACGGGCCATCTAAAAGAGTATTCATCTCTCCTACCATCTAACAATTTCAGAAATTCCTAATAGTGAAATTTCAAGACCATTCATGAGATCTAACAGAAACACTTAAGACAAAAGATCACCACATAGGCCTGCCTGCAGAAGCTACACCAAAAGAGGCAAGAGAAAGATGAGTTACCACATCGGCAAAGACAACTTCAAGTTCATTGAAGAAGTTCTCTCTACGCCGTTCATACTCAGCCGCAGTctgtaaacacacaaaaaaaatcaaaaatacaaatattagcCAAACTAGCAGATTTTCACAATTTATTCGAATTGGTTAACATTGTCATGAAAGATTACTACcaaattaaaacaaacgctAAGAAACCACTAAAAGTTCCAAACTTTGTTATGGATAAGAAAGCAAAAACCTTAGTGAAGACACCAACACCACACTCCATGGCGAGTTTAGCCAAGAAGAGATCGTCAGCCAACAACCTCTCCCTAAACCCAGCAAACTGCATCAGCCACCTCATCACAGCCGACCTCTGAAGCTCCAAGAACCTCGTGATAACCGAACCAGGAATCCGACCAGACTCAATAGCAGCCGCTAGATCCTTGGGAAGACTCTCCAACTCAGTCCCAGACTCCGCCAATAGCATCATCGCCTCGCTCCTGTTCCTATCCCTATCCTCACCACTACCACCGTCTCCATCGCCgcttccaccaccaccatcccctccgttgttgttgttgttgttgtcagaGCCGCCGTTGTCGATAGAGGCGGAGAAAACAGGGGAAATAGTGAGGCGGCGGTGGAAAGAGATGGACTTTGCGGAGATAACGCCggtgaaggaggaggaggaagggaGTCTAGGAGAGAAAGCGAGGTGGGGACGTGTGAGATTGGATTCAGAGATTGGAACAGTGAAGAAACATGAGGTCATTGCCATTGATGCGActcctccctctctctctctctgttaaaGTCGTCTCCTTTAGTTCAGGGGAGGCGGTAGATAGATTGAGAGCAGTGGAGAGAATCAGCGGAAAGGAAGATTCTTTCTTTTGAGGGTTTTTGTTTGGTGGGGCCTCACTAAAGATTCCAACTAGCGCGTGCTTTTCACGGTGGATTCTCATCTAATTATCTGATCATGTCTAAAGAGAGATACAAAAAAGACAAGAAACTTCAGTTCTGTAATAACAGTGTCGGCTCAACGATTCAACAAATgtaatttatgaaaaaaaaaagaatataaacaaagACCTAGTGACTATTCCCCTGTCTCTCGTCTCCGAATCTCTAATAACTAACATAACTCGTCTCTCTTTGTACATTGTAATATGAGACTCTGACAAGAACAACTAAGCAAACACACAACATCTAAAAGCCAAGAATGATTTGCCAGCTTGTCTCTCTTTCTCATAGATTTGGCAGACTATCATTAGAGTCTGTTTCAACTGGTTCAGGGCCTGGTGAGTTGGTTGCCGAAcccttttctctttctctctcagcTGCTGCTTCAGCCTCAGTTTTCTTGGCAAACCGGCCTCCACTAGCCCTTGCCCTTTTCATTGCATGCTTGTGTCTTGACTCATGAAGATATGGCTGTCACATAAAGACGCCACAAGTTAAACCGAGGTACAAAGGAAACTTTATAGACTTTACATAACAGTTGGACCTTCACTCATTAATGACTACCTTTCTGTTGATAAGTTTTCTTTCTAGCTCGGCCTTGGCGCGTGCTTTTCTCCGCCTTAGAATTCCGTGGTACTGTTTCGCATTCACATAAACAGGCTCTTGTGTCATGTCAAGCGGTAGTGCTGTTCTTTCACCAGGCATTCCAGGATATGGACGAAACCCTTGCTTCAACAAATGTAACAAACAGAGTCATATGATCGAAATCACTCAAGACTCATCAGACCCTGAGAATTAGCAAGATTTGTTTAAGGATCACTAAAGAGGGTTTCAAGAACATATCACTGACTCTAACAAGCATAACTTCTGAAACCAGAATCATCCCAGACAGCAAACAAAAGCACCACAAAGGGTGATTAGTGGCAAGAACACACATAAACACTGCACCATAAGTAACTATTGTAAAGATTGAGAGAGGTTTAGACAAGATACCAATTGCTGATGTCCATATGCTCCCACCATTCCCCCATAATATGGATCCTGATATGGATTTGGGACACAAGCCTGCAAATACAGATTGAGTACATCATACATATTAAACAGCTCAAAAACTGAAACAAGACTAAGAGGAAAGCACATACAATGTAGTGTCCAACAAGCTCTGGTGGTTGTACAAGTTGCTGCTGATCATGCACGTTACCCACAGAAGCAGCAGGATCATTCCCTTCCACTCCATGGTTATCTACTGAAATTAATGAGAGACGCTATTATATAGAGAGCATGAGTAACCATTTAATAAGTTACTGTAATCAACACGCATCCCAAGAGATCAGGCATCAAAACGATACTGCATTAGAAGAATGACTATGTCTACTCACAAAAACCAAGAAGATAAGACAAACCTGAAGGGGACGAAGTAGCAGCTTGTGTATCCTTCCAAGCGCCATCGTCTCCAGACGCTGAGTGAACATCGTTTGATTCTAAAGAGGAGGACTTTGAAAGAACCACAGAAGGTATCTCTTGAGGAACGACACCAAAAGAGTTATTTTTTTTCCACCATGGCTCCTCTGCATACATCATTGGCTGCTCACCAGAATGGTGATTGACTTCCACTTCATTCCCACTTCCCTTGGATTGCATCTCTTCAAAACAACACTAGTTAACAACCAATTCAAAACCGAATCAAAGAAAGTAAATTTCATCAATTTAAAAGAGTAAGCTTTTGTGTTATCAAGCATTGCACAAACAAAAAGGTGAAAACTTCAACAACTCAAAACTAACATAAGCGGACTCTTATTATTAATAATGTTCAAGCAATCGTTTGATGGCACGTGTCTCTGTTTAATTTTCTGAATCTTCATATTCAgagataaaattcaaaaaaatacacaaaGTAAAGAAGACAAAAGCAGCATACCCAGAGGATATTCACGAGGGAGTTTTTTGCAATCGTCTTCGTGTTCCTATGATGATGACTTAAAGACCCCTGAAGTTATGTAATCGATGGAGCTCAGAGtgagacaaaacaaaaagaatcagAATTTGAAAAGAGCCAGAGAAGAATTTGGAGAAGAGAGACGAATACGATTGGGCAgaagaaaccctaatttttggggatttttgtttttcaaaattgttttttctttgtatttttgagtaagtgaagaagaaaaaaaaagaatgtgattttttttttgtctcgtGGCGCCCTATAAAAGATGCCAGCGCGCGCAGATTTGGGACGTTATCATCGTATGTCATTTTCGTAATTTATTTGAGAAATGTGGGTCCAAGTGACACGCAATTGATCGGCTGGGACGTGTGACACGTGGAAAATGTGGGGGCCACAATTTTCATTTTTGGAAAAtacgaaaattattttgttcttttttattcttttcacAAGGCATATGTATGATATTTGTCAAATTAAAGAGGATGAAGTCAAcaaaagaactctctctctctcaactctCTCCACTAAAAGCTTGAAACCCTAACTCCGGTCCGGCGCTCGCCGGTACCGGAGGTCGTCCTTCTCAACCCTTCCTCCTTTTCCTTTTGCTTTTCCTTTCTTCTGTTTGACTTCTCCATGGCCGATATGCATGTTGTTCTGAGTCTGTCGGTGCTGCGTCGAGTTTCAATCGAACAAAGACGGGTTCAATCGGTGTTTTTTGGAAGAACGGCGAGGCTACGGAGCAACAGAGGTGGAAAGGTCGGCTTTTAGGGCTGGATTGAGAACCAGATCTGGGTTTTCCTTTTTCCAGATCTAGGGCTTCTCTTCCTCGGCGGCGGCGCGTGACTCAGTGGGGAGCATCTTCCGCCTCGTGCGACGGTGAGAGGCCGGAGGATCGACGTGACGGCAGCTGAAGATGGTCATGTTTCTCGGTTCTCGGGAACAGCGTGACGCAGAGCCTTGTTTTGTCAGAGTGGTCAGCTGATGAAGCGAGTTCTGTAGCTGGTTCGCGGTGAGGCTCAGCTTCCCAGTGTCGGCGGCGGTTCCTCCACCTTGTCGACAGCGGAGCCCACACCATTGGAAGCTTGAATACTGTACCAGTTTCGATGCTTCCGCCAAGGCCCGACTTTTATTTTCCCCAGCACGGATTGTTTCCGTTGGCTGGCGATGGAGTGAGGCATGGTCGCTGGTGAAGctactccggtcaagaatgcaTCGCTTCGGTGTTGAGGTGTTGGTCCaagtactgaactcatatctcTTGGTGACTGGCACTTGGTTTTATTAGGTTAATCTTGATTAGGAATAGCTAATATCCGGGCTTATGTTTTTCACTGGTGTGGTAGAATGTTAGGGGTTGAAGAGACAGCTCTTTGTCTGTGACAGAGCTTGTTCTCACTGGGTTTAATTACATCAAAGTATAAAATTCGGTAGTCTATGATCCAATCTAGTGATCTTTTGATGGTACTGAATCACTTTGTATGTAAAAGTGGTTGAAATCCTTGTGGTTAAAAATCATGTAATCCCCTAATTGGTAAATGAAAAGTTGatgttgagccaaaaaaaaaaaaaaaaagaggatgaAGTCAATCGTATTGTCTGCAAATATGTATCTAATTCACTGAAACAAATACAAATCAATCATAAACATAGGTCTACGTAGTTGACAGGCCGATATACAGCCATGTTCTAAGGAGTATACGTAGTACATGATCTACATAGCAAATGAGTCTATTGGAATGGGTTTTACTTTTCAAGCCCAAACGAGCATGATTTTTATATCACACATAGTGCCCTGTTACAAATTCTCTTCAAGTTTAACAATTTCAGCTcaaaagttttgttttcttatgttttttttttgtaacctattttcttattttacgtTATATCTTTCGTTTCTCATAGAGAAAAAATAACTACAAATGTATGtgtttatttcatattttattgaGGGATATATAGTTTCCATTGACTAATCATTACACTTGGCACGTCAAGCCCTTGTACGAGACAATTATTCGAAATACAAAAGACTCTCTAACTTTTCAATGTCTATGTATATATCAGTATTTGCATTTATGTGTGGCTATGAATCTCTCGAGTATAATTCcgcaacagaaaaaaaaatgacgTGAACAAAAAATCATGTGCTTTGTTTGAAGTTGAAGTGAAACGAAGGAACCTCAGTGCTCATCAACTGGTCAAGGTCCCAATATTCTTCCACTCTCATACTCTCTGCAGGTACGTTTCCAGCTCCATTAGTTTTCATCTCGGCTACGTGGCTGTTAATATCTGCCTTGTACCAATCACCTTCTTGACACTCCAAAGGTGGAAAGTAGAGTTCCCCTTGTAGCCCTGTGTTTACTCCATATAAACCATCTACATAAGGGGTAAAATCGTCAATACAAGGGTGGCTGATCATGTGTGGTGCTGGGAATGGATTGTTGTTGGTTATTGGTGTGTTGGTGAAAGAGGGGTTGATGAATCCTTGTTCCTGTAAGGACATGAAGCTTCCTATAATGTCTTTAAGCTCCAAAGAAGATGTGGTATTATTAGACAAATCACTTGTGTCCGGTGATGAGGATGAATTGTTGACGAGGTTGGATGTATCGGACATCTTCTTTAGCCTTTTCTTTATTGTTGAGTTCCAAAAGTTCTTGATCTCGTTGTCCGTCCGACCAGGCAACCGTGCTGCAATCTGAGACCACCTATGAAacccaagaagaagaaagagaggacAGTAGTTTAATGGGACGTACGATGCTATGTAAAATTGATACATGCACGGTTTGCATGGGAATTAGAAACAGATCTAAAGTAcatgaaaagtgaaaacaaagcACTACCACTACTAAAAATCACACAATAACTATATATAGTTTTAGAACTTTTACTTTTTCTTCAAACAAAGTGTCGTTGACATAGGTTTTGACAACAATGGAATTTATCTCTATTTAAAATTAACTAATAAGtataaaagataaacattaTAAGTCCAGGAGTCAATTAGTTTATATATGcacaataaaatcaaataaagttTTTGTATGTATAAAATGGTTGAAAATTTAGCAGAAGTATACagtataaaatatacaaaaatttatgTCATGTCCAACgttaaacataaattttaaaatgtatcttTAGAGAAAGTGACAGTAAAATAAAAAACCTTATAAATGTATAAATAGAAAATGAAGGTTGGAAGTAAAACcctaaagaagagaagaagaggtgCTAAAGAGAAGTCCCTTTCATTAAaaaccaagttttttttttataagaagcATTCTTAAGTCTTAGCACCCACGATTAACCAACTTTGACTACTCACATACTGACATAATTACATGTAATGTACTCATTCCTAGTTTGGTTTTTGCGTCTATTTTCTAATGTTACTATTATTATGTCAACTTTCAATTGGGTCAATTTTCTTCACAAACAATCATTCATCCCTTTGAACAACAGTTATTGTGCCAATGAAATTTCAAACCAAACTCTATCTTCATCATGAAGTTCGATTATACATTTCTACGATCTATAGAGATCATGTATCTTATATAGTCATATTCACAGGTGAGCAGTATACACATTGTTTATGTATATAACCGAACTTCACGCTGTATTTAATTGGCTTTCTATGCGATTTTActattccccccccccccccccccccccggcaaaaaaaaagttagacaATCTAAAACAAGATTCACCTGAAAAATAATAGTATGCTTGAAGAATTTTATCCACCATGGTTagcttattaatttatttaattgtcAACAAACCAAAACGACGGTGAAAATATAAACCTGTTGCCGAGAATGGAATGAAAACGAATAATGAGTTCCTCTTCTTGAGGAGAGAAAGCACCACGCTTGAGGTCAGGACGAAGATAGTTGATCCAACGAAGACGGCAGCTCTTGCCACATCGTTGAAGGCCTGCGTTTTTGGCTACATCGCTCCAACATCCTTGCCCACTGCTTATCATATATTGCATCAGCCTTGAGTCTTCCTCTGGAGACCATAAtcccttcttcatcttctttactTGATGAGTGGCTGAACTTCCTACCTCTGGTTTCCTCATTCTTGTTGAGTTAATTGTTCTCTTAATCTTTCTCAAGGCTCAGTTTATTGACGTGAACAAGTGaagtttgtttttataataGAGAGAGGAAATAGAGAAGACTTGATGAAGggagaatgatgatgatgatgaaaggGATGGTTGTATGGTTTGCTTACAATTCTGGGAAGAAAAAACATTACACCaattttcttcttcctccttttcaatatttattccttattttaaacattgatatatatatatatatattatactattatataatatatagtgtGTTGCTTTGTTTTAAAACTTAACGAACCCAGGCtctttttcaaattatttatacattttgagtcGATACAAATATTGTTTGTTGTAAATAAAATACACCAACAACAAATGTATGTTTGTAATTTCACCAAGTGAAGAAACGTTAGTTGATCGGTCATGGACGAAAACGGTTTTGAGAGAGACCCAAAATACAAACATCAAGACGAAAAGAAGAAGTGATCTTcacttgttcttttttttttaatatattaaccaTTTCCATTAGTTTCTTCATTTACAAGGTACATATTACAGACATGTCTAACTCGTTAACCTTacgtgtgtatatataatactatataacattaatatatattcatccATCAGagcataatatattttctattcaaGATGTCTTCATTGTCTTCATTTTCAAGGTAAGCAAATGTTACGTTATTTCAGTAAATTGTTTACGTATATAAGCATATTTTGATTTGTAATAAGTCGACGAGTGTCGTAACCCttttagggcctgactggttcaaacgcagcggttgcggttgcggttgcgggagtttgtggatgcgggcggttgcggtttctagcggttttaagagatttgtacgactggtactgcggttaaaaattgatgtgtttgcgggtgacttatgactggttaactacctaatgtggtaacagtcaaataataaattaacaatatttacatttaatataattataaaaaatatcaaaaatcataaaattatataaatataaaatttatatttagaaagctataattttaatttttgaaaatttattgaaattgtttttattgtaaaattttataatattaattaaaatataatagatatattttaatattttcataatttcaattttaaagtttttattaaatatttttacttttgtatatatattgttttaaaaaaaaagaaattttttttaccctcccgcaaccgcccgcaaccgcaaacgctagctggagccagcttttgaatttataagattcggagcggtttgaagcggtttgaaacggtttagagcgatttgagtgattgttgcaaaccgccgacaaccgctaccaaccgcaaaagctgcgtttgcgggtggtagcgggaaaaccaatcgccccttagtttgttttataataGGCTTAGCCGAACAAAAGTTTTGCTTCGGCTTCACACAACCACCTCTCGCGCACCAACACGTATACTTGAAGAAATCGAATTATTGTTATGGAGAAAATATTATTACCTTTATccatatttttatcttttcgTTGATatgccgacaaaaaaaaaaaatctttttttattgatataaaCGTGGGTCAAAATCGCTCACCTCTCGATTTACACTCATATATACATGAGTTATAGGCCGACAAAAAAATGTACATATGATTTATTAGTATTAATATCTTTTGTCTTCCATACGGAAATAATATACATAACTTTTATACAATCATAAATAAATCATtcacatataaattatataaaagaagTTAGAATACTGAATCTTGAACATGATTTCTAATGGAGAAGGCCAAAGTCTTAGGGAAGATATTCGGTTTTTTCAAATTGCTACTTCTTAAGCGACAGGAATGCAGATTAAACATaattcttattaaaaaaaatagatattatagTAGTATATTAactaaacttcaaatatagcaCTCCTAAAATGAAATGTATAAAATAACTTTATGCAGACGTCTCCTAACACTAACCCTAAACTGAAGCGTTAGTGTGACTCTAAACACAGAAAACACATAAAATAATCgcataaaaataacaatacaGTAGTGTGAGGTTAATCACTGTGTACAA of the Brassica rapa cultivar Chiifu-401-42 chromosome A03, CAAS_Brap_v3.01, whole genome shotgun sequence genome contains:
- the LOC103855982 gene encoding nuclear transcription factor Y subunit A-1 isoform X1; the encoded protein is MQSKGSGNEVEVNHHSGEQPMMYAEEPWWKKNNSFGVVPQEIPSVVLSKSSSLESNDVHSASGDDGAWKDTQAATSSPSVDNHGVEGNDPAASVGNVHDQQQLVQPPELVGHYIQACVPNPYQDPYYGGMVGAYGHQQLQGFRPYPGMPGERTALPLDMTQEPVYVNAKQYHGILRRRKARAKAELERKLINRKPYLHESRHKHAMKRARASGGRFAKKTEAEAAAEREREKGSATNSPGPEPVETDSNDSLPNL
- the LOC103855982 gene encoding nuclear transcription factor Y subunit A-1 isoform X6, whose protein sequence is MQSKGSGNEVEVNHHSGEQPMMYAEEPWWKKNNSFGVVPQEIPSVVLSKSSSLESNDVHSASGDDGAWKDTQAATSSPSVDNHGVEGNDPAASVGNVHDQQQLVQPPELVGHYIACVPNPYQDPYYGGMVGAYGHQQLGFRPYPGMPGERTALPLDMTQEPVYVNAKQYHGILRRRKARAKAELERKLINRKPYLHESRHKHAMKRARASGGRFAKKTEAEAAAEREREKGSATNSPGPEPVETDSNDSLPNL
- the LOC103855982 gene encoding nuclear transcription factor Y subunit A-1 isoform X15; translated protein: MQSKGSGNEVEVNHHSGEQPMMYAEEPWWKKNNSFGVVPQEIPSVVLSKSSSLESNDVHSASGDDGAWKDTQAATSSPSEGNDPAASVGNVHDQQQLVQPPELVGHYIACVPNPYQDPYYGGMVGAYGHQQLGFRPYPGMPGERTALPLDMTQEPVYVNAKQYHGILRRRKARAKAELERKLINRKPYLHESRHKHAMKRARASGGRFAKKTEAEAAAEREREKGSATNSPGPEPVETDSNDSLPNL
- the LOC103855982 gene encoding nuclear transcription factor Y subunit A-1 isoform X7 — translated: MQSKGSGNEVEVNHHSGEQPMMYAEEPWWKKNNSFGVVPQEIPSVVLSKSSSLESNDVHSASGDDGAWKDTQAATSSPSDNHGVEGNDPAASVGNVHDQQQLVQPPELVGHYIACVPNPYQDPYYGGMVGAYGHQQLGFRPYPGMPGERTALPLDMTQEPVYVNAKQYHGILRRRKARAKAELERKLINRKPYLHESRHKHAMKRARASGGRFAKKTEAEAAAEREREKGSATNSPGPEPVETDSNDSLPNL
- the LOC103855982 gene encoding nuclear transcription factor Y subunit A-1 isoform X12 — translated: MQSKGSGNEVEVNHHSGEQPMMYAEEPWWKKNNSFGVVPQEIPSVVLSKSSSLESNDVHSASGDDGAWKDTQAATSSPSEGNDPAASVGNVHDQQQLVQPPELVGHYIACVPNPYQDPYYGGMVGAYGHQQLQGFRPYPGMPGERTALPLDMTQEPVYVNAKQYHGILRRRKARAKAELERKLINRKPYLHESRHKHAMKRARASGGRFAKKTEAEAAAEREREKGSATNSPGPEPVETDSNDSLPNL
- the LOC103855982 gene encoding nuclear transcription factor Y subunit A-1 isoform X3 — protein: MQSKGSGNEVEVNHHSGEQPMMYAEEPWWKKNNSFGVVPQEIPSVVLSKSSSLESNDVHSASGDDGAWKDTQAATSSPSDNHGVEGNDPAASVGNVHDQQQLVQPPELVGHYIQACVPNPYQDPYYGGMVGAYGHQQLQGFRPYPGMPGERTALPLDMTQEPVYVNAKQYHGILRRRKARAKAELERKLINRKPYLHESRHKHAMKRARASGGRFAKKTEAEAAAEREREKGSATNSPGPEPVETDSNDSLPNL
- the LOC103855982 gene encoding nuclear transcription factor Y subunit A-1 isoform X14 translates to MQSKGSGNEVEVNHHSGEQPMMYAEEPWWKKNNSFGVVPQEIPSVVLSKSSSLESNDVHSASGDDGAWKDTQAATSSPSEGNDPAASVGNVHDQQQLVQPPELVGHYIQACVPNPYQDPYYGGMVGAYGHQQLGFRPYPGMPGERTALPLDMTQEPVYVNAKQYHGILRRRKARAKAELERKLINRKPYLHESRHKHAMKRARASGGRFAKKTEAEAAAEREREKGSATNSPGPEPVETDSNDSLPNL
- the LOC103855982 gene encoding nuclear transcription factor Y subunit A-1 isoform X2, coding for MQSKGSGNEVEVNHHSGEQPMMYAEEPWWKKNNSFGVVPQEIPSVVLSKSSSLESNDVHSASGDDGAWKDTQAATSSPSVDNHGVEGNDPAASVGNVHDQQQLVQPPELVGHYIACVPNPYQDPYYGGMVGAYGHQQLQGFRPYPGMPGERTALPLDMTQEPVYVNAKQYHGILRRRKARAKAELERKLINRKPYLHESRHKHAMKRARASGGRFAKKTEAEAAAEREREKGSATNSPGPEPVETDSNDSLPNL
- the LOC103855982 gene encoding nuclear transcription factor Y subunit A-1 isoform X4, which gives rise to MQSKGSGNEVEVNHHSGEQPMMYAEEPWWKKNNSFGVVPQEIPSVVLSKSSSLESNDVHSASGDDGAWKDTQAATSSPSVDNHGVEGNDPAASVGNVHDQQQLVQPPELVGHYIQACVPNPYQDPYYGGMVGAYGHQQLGFRPYPGMPGERTALPLDMTQEPVYVNAKQYHGILRRRKARAKAELERKLINRKPYLHESRHKHAMKRARASGGRFAKKTEAEAAAEREREKGSATNSPGPEPVETDSNDSLPNL
- the LOC103855982 gene encoding nuclear transcription factor Y subunit A-1 isoform X13; the protein is MQSKGSGNEVEVNHHSGEQPMMYAEEPWWKKNNSFGVVPQEIPSVVLSKSSSLESNDVHSASGDDGAWKDTQAATSSPSVEGNDPAASVGNVHDQQQLVQPPELVGHYIACVPNPYQDPYYGGMVGAYGHQQLGFRPYPGMPGERTALPLDMTQEPVYVNAKQYHGILRRRKARAKAELERKLINRKPYLHESRHKHAMKRARASGGRFAKKTEAEAAAEREREKGSATNSPGPEPVETDSNDSLPNL
- the LOC103855982 gene encoding nuclear transcription factor Y subunit A-1 isoform X8; translated protein: MQSKGSGNEVEVNHHSGEQPMMYAEEPWWKKNNSFGVVPQEIPSVVLSKSSSLESNDVHSASGDDGAWKDTQAATSSPSVEGNDPAASVGNVHDQQQLVQPPELVGHYIQACVPNPYQDPYYGGMVGAYGHQQLQGFRPYPGMPGERTALPLDMTQEPVYVNAKQYHGILRRRKARAKAELERKLINRKPYLHESRHKHAMKRARASGGRFAKKTEAEAAAEREREKGSATNSPGPEPVETDSNDSLPNL
- the LOC103855982 gene encoding nuclear transcription factor Y subunit A-1 isoform X5 — translated: MQSKGSGNEVEVNHHSGEQPMMYAEEPWWKKNNSFGVVPQEIPSVVLSKSSSLESNDVHSASGDDGAWKDTQAATSSPSDNHGVEGNDPAASVGNVHDQQQLVQPPELVGHYIACVPNPYQDPYYGGMVGAYGHQQLQGFRPYPGMPGERTALPLDMTQEPVYVNAKQYHGILRRRKARAKAELERKLINRKPYLHESRHKHAMKRARASGGRFAKKTEAEAAAEREREKGSATNSPGPEPVETDSNDSLPNL
- the LOC103855982 gene encoding nuclear transcription factor Y subunit A-1 isoform X11, which translates into the protein MQSKGSGNEVEVNHHSGEQPMMYAEEPWWKKNNSFGVVPQEIPSVVLSKSSSLESNDVHSASGDDGAWKDTQAATSSPSVEGNDPAASVGNVHDQQQLVQPPELVGHYIQACVPNPYQDPYYGGMVGAYGHQQLGFRPYPGMPGERTALPLDMTQEPVYVNAKQYHGILRRRKARAKAELERKLINRKPYLHESRHKHAMKRARASGGRFAKKTEAEAAAEREREKGSATNSPGPEPVETDSNDSLPNL